A genomic region of Leptospira mtsangambouensis contains the following coding sequences:
- a CDS encoding flagellar hook-length control protein FliK, which yields MNVKAPNQNVIPFPQVEGKASKPAGFDNHQMAVRESFGEILEREFQVFSEKKTTGSEYKTIGREKEETSGPQEIHKPEDVTKQELNSLSESQKDKTISKESTSQEESEESTEEEDLDRDALEYSLGLVASHADWDRTLVSANKLNEMAVKEKTVLLSLQKSAEKTIAYSPKEGTAFVDEAKKLALDFFQAEKLSKQNDPTSLKSKSLFEKDSNLVLFPKAEKKSLENQKRNEKPESLGVKKESIHSGSVVSDLVFAKGKEVKVEGTSVPNEQSVRKTDGKLKSSKQTKNGSETAEVSSEQDKSNQSLNSDKMIRSLGIKDKEFQKQDSKTQTPSEKQKQAEVSFVPNLQNSSSAKSGEEGGRSSDERGTKQGFQFSSLETKSMQKAEEIRSAEKPTKPKETVLKQNIDELIKQARFDIVQNGKSSAEIVMNPKEYGRLTLKVTVDGEKVEGRILVESEELQKSLQNEIQTIKENLKESGLDLQALIIDLWDDGSGLTDRKEQNELYQTMVEAARFRNAESSLGLEEGVELLGPASLEETKALEFFA from the coding sequence ATGAACGTAAAAGCCCCAAACCAAAACGTAATTCCATTCCCACAAGTTGAAGGGAAGGCATCCAAGCCTGCTGGTTTTGACAACCACCAGATGGCTGTGCGAGAAAGTTTTGGGGAAATTTTGGAACGAGAGTTCCAAGTGTTTTCTGAAAAAAAAACAACTGGTTCGGAATACAAAACCATAGGCCGTGAAAAAGAAGAGACCTCTGGTCCTCAGGAAATTCATAAACCGGAAGATGTAACAAAACAAGAATTAAATTCATTATCAGAATCTCAAAAAGACAAAACCATTTCCAAAGAATCTACTTCTCAGGAAGAATCAGAAGAATCCACTGAAGAAGAGGATTTAGATCGCGATGCGTTGGAATATAGTCTTGGGCTTGTTGCCTCGCACGCCGATTGGGACAGAACATTAGTTTCCGCTAACAAACTGAATGAAATGGCTGTGAAGGAAAAAACAGTATTACTTTCCTTACAAAAATCTGCAGAAAAAACAATTGCTTATTCACCTAAAGAAGGAACTGCCTTTGTGGATGAAGCAAAAAAACTAGCATTGGATTTTTTCCAAGCTGAAAAACTATCTAAACAAAATGATCCAACATCTTTAAAATCAAAATCGCTTTTTGAAAAAGATTCTAATTTGGTTCTTTTCCCAAAGGCTGAGAAAAAATCTTTAGAGAACCAAAAAAGAAACGAAAAACCGGAATCCTTAGGTGTGAAAAAAGAATCCATCCATTCGGGTTCTGTTGTTTCTGATTTGGTATTTGCTAAGGGCAAAGAAGTAAAAGTAGAAGGAACATCCGTTCCAAACGAACAATCTGTTCGAAAAACCGATGGAAAATTAAAATCTAGCAAACAAACAAAAAACGGATCTGAGACTGCAGAGGTCTCTTCAGAACAAGATAAATCAAATCAAAGTTTAAATTCTGATAAAATGATTCGTTCACTCGGAATCAAAGATAAAGAATTCCAAAAACAAGATTCTAAAACTCAAACTCCATCGGAGAAACAAAAACAGGCGGAAGTTTCTTTTGTTCCTAACCTTCAAAATTCTTCTTCTGCAAAATCGGGAGAAGAGGGTGGTCGTTCTTCTGACGAACGAGGAACAAAACAAGGATTTCAATTTTCTTCTTTAGAAACAAAATCAATGCAGAAAGCAGAAGAGATTCGTTCTGCAGAAAAACCGACGAAACCAAAAGAAACAGTTCTCAAACAAAACATTGATGAGCTGATCAAACAAGCTCGTTTTGATATTGTACAAAATGGAAAGTCTAGTGCCGAAATCGTAATGAATCCCAAAGAATACGGAAGGCTTACTTTAAAAGTCACTGTGGATGGTGAGAAAGTGGAAGGTCGTATTCTTGTCGAATCAGAAGAACTACAAAAGTCCCTTCAAAACGAAATCCAAACCATCAAAGAAAACTTAAAAGAATCTGGTCTCGACTTACAAGCACTCATCATCGACTTATGGGATGATGGAAGTGGACTTACTGATCGGAAAGAACAAAATGAACTCTACCAAACCATGGTGGAAGCGGCAAGGTTTCGTAATGCCGAAAGTTCCCTTGGGTTAGAAGAAGGGGTAGAACTTCTTGGTCCAGCAAGCTTAGAAGAAACCAAAGCATTGGAATTTTTCGCATAA